In Limosilactobacillus sp. WILCCON 0051, a single window of DNA contains:
- the mscL gene encoding large-conductance mechanosensitive channel protein MscL gives MKKTLQEFKEFISRGNVMDMAVGVIIGSAFTSIVNALVKNLINPLIGIFLGKIDLSNLVFSFGDAHFRYGAFLNSVINFLIIAFVVFLLVKFVNQLMPSHDEAPADPEPSSEEKYLAEIVELLKDKQK, from the coding sequence ATGAAAAAAACGTTGCAGGAATTCAAGGAATTTATTTCACGCGGCAATGTCATGGATATGGCCGTCGGGGTAATCATCGGCTCGGCCTTTACGTCAATCGTCAATGCGCTGGTTAAGAATCTGATCAACCCATTGATTGGAATCTTCTTAGGCAAGATCGATCTTTCCAATCTGGTCTTTAGTTTTGGCGACGCGCACTTCCGCTATGGGGCCTTTTTAAACTCGGTCATCAACTTCTTAATTATTGCCTTTGTCGTCTTTTTATTGGTGAAGTTTGTCAATCAGCTGATGCCAAGTCACGATGAAGCACCAGCTGATCCTGAACCAAGTAGTGAGGAAAAATACCTGGCTGAAATCGTTGAACTTTTGAAAGACAAACAGAAATAA
- a CDS encoding aspartate carbamoyltransferase catalytic subunit, which produces MLEPMNLVRLENFVSVEDLSADEVNALIARAEYFKRGGAVPKLNKPVYVVNGFFENSTRTHTSFAVAERKLGLTEIPFDPTHSSVKKGETLYDTMLTMTALGIDLAVIRHSENNYYQPLIDTKENEQANIGIVNAGDGSGQHPSQCLLDVMTIHEQFGTFKGLKIAIIGDISHSRVARSNAQLLNKLGAEVYFSGPEYWFNEDFTQYGQYKPVDELVGEMDAIMLLRVQHERLSNEDAHEKDFSKEAYHEKYGMNQDRYNKMKDNAIIMHPGPINRGVELASELVEAPKSVFFRQMQNGVFMRMAMIEAVLRGRKLGGLE; this is translated from the coding sequence ATGTTAGAACCTATGAACCTTGTCCGCTTAGAAAACTTTGTCAGCGTAGAAGATCTGTCAGCTGATGAAGTCAACGCTTTGATTGCTCGTGCTGAATACTTCAAGCGTGGTGGTGCCGTACCAAAGCTGAACAAACCAGTCTATGTCGTTAACGGCTTTTTTGAAAACTCTACGCGGACGCACACCAGCTTTGCCGTAGCTGAACGTAAGCTGGGGTTGACGGAGATTCCATTTGATCCAACGCATTCTTCAGTTAAAAAGGGTGAGACGCTGTACGACACGATGCTGACGATGACGGCGCTGGGTATTGATCTGGCAGTTATCCGTCACAGCGAAAACAACTACTACCAGCCACTGATCGACACCAAGGAAAACGAACAGGCTAACATTGGAATCGTCAATGCCGGCGATGGTTCGGGCCAACACCCATCACAATGTCTGCTGGACGTGATGACGATCCATGAACAGTTTGGTACCTTTAAGGGCCTAAAGATTGCCATTATCGGTGATATCAGCCACTCCCGCGTTGCCCGCAGCAATGCTCAGCTGCTCAATAAGCTGGGGGCCGAAGTCTACTTCTCTGGTCCAGAATACTGGTTCAATGAAGACTTTACGCAATATGGTCAATACAAGCCGGTTGACGAACTGGTTGGCGAGATGGATGCCATCATGCTGCTGCGGGTTCAACATGAACGGCTTTCCAATGAGGATGCCCACGAAAAAGACTTCAGCAAAGAAGCCTACCATGAAAAGTACGGCATGAACCAAGATCGCTACAATAAGATGAAAGACAATGCCATCATCATGCATCCAGGTCCAATCAACCGTGGCGTTGAACTGGCCAGTGAATTGGTTGAGGCGCCTAAATCCGTTTTCTTCCGTCAGATGCAAAACGGGGTCTTTATGCGGATGGCAATGATTGAAGCAGTTCTGCGCGGTCGTAAGTTGGGTGGCTTGGAATAA
- a CDS encoding ACT domain-containing protein codes for MRAILTTIGKDKTGIIAGVSCYLAQNDINIVDVSQTIMDGYFTMMMMVDVDDAAADFEKLTQELDALGTKLGVDINIRNQEMYDAMHQL; via the coding sequence ATGCGGGCGATTTTAACCACGATTGGCAAGGATAAAACTGGGATCATTGCAGGGGTCAGCTGCTATCTGGCTCAAAATGACATTAATATCGTAGACGTCTCTCAAACCATTATGGATGGATACTTTACGATGATGATGATGGTCGATGTAGACGATGCCGCTGCTGATTTTGAAAAGCTGACCCAGGAACTGGACGCTTTAGGTACCAAGCTGGGCGTCGACATCAACATTCGCAACCAAGAAATGTATGACGCTATGCACCAGCTATAG
- a CDS encoding ABC transporter ATP-binding protein, translating to MENTIAITDLQIGYQQKPVVKNINLTVRPGEILGLLGPSGSGKTTLIRAIMGMIKPMSGTVRVFGQSMPNRHLLEKIGYMGQTDALYDTLTARENLQFFASLRKMTRQQTAIEIERVVRVVSLQSFLDRRVADFSGGMKRRLSLAITLLGTSELLILDEPTVGIDPELRIQIWQELKQLAAAGKTILMTTHVMEDAEQTTQLLMIRNGEAIAAGTPLELKQQYAVDNVEEVFLKAGRIQDAHLSSL from the coding sequence ATGGAAAATACGATTGCAATTACCGACCTCCAGATTGGCTATCAGCAAAAACCAGTAGTTAAAAACATCAATCTTACCGTTCGTCCTGGTGAGATTCTTGGGCTGCTTGGTCCCAGCGGTTCAGGTAAAACCACCTTGATTAGGGCAATTATGGGCATGATTAAGCCAATGAGCGGCACGGTGCGCGTTTTTGGCCAATCCATGCCGAATCGACACTTATTGGAAAAGATTGGCTATATGGGACAGACGGATGCCTTATACGATACGCTTACGGCCCGCGAAAATCTCCAGTTCTTTGCCAGCCTGCGCAAAATGACACGTCAGCAGACTGCCATTGAGATTGAGCGAGTCGTACGGGTGGTCAGTCTGCAGTCGTTTCTGGATCGGCGCGTGGCTGACTTTTCTGGCGGCATGAAGCGGCGGCTTTCATTGGCAATTACGCTGCTGGGAACCAGTGAGCTTTTGATTTTGGATGAACCGACCGTGGGGATTGACCCCGAGCTGCGGATCCAGATCTGGCAGGAATTAAAGCAGCTGGCAGCAGCCGGCAAAACGATTCTGATGACGACGCATGTAATGGAGGATGCTGAACAGACCACACAGCTTTTGATGATTCGAAATGGCGAGGCGATTGCTGCCGGCACGCCGCTTGAGTTGAAACAGCAGTATGCCGTTGATAACGTTGAAGAAGTATTCTTAAAGGCGGGGAGGATTCAAGATGCGCATCTTAGCAGTCTTTAA
- a CDS encoding helix-turn-helix domain-containing protein translates to MAEDIFENMLAKMDITQRQQAVLRASMELFATQGFNQTSTRQIAQKAGVAEGTVYKQFKTKQEILTAILTPVRELVIPQVTTEFAQEILVRQYPRLGDLVHEMILNRLQLVDNNRCFARLMYGSFLEQPRLRQEVVAAFTKQVAAPFLKIFEFYQKQGQIRADLATQSIVQLMISTLLGYTARMVLFDQHFDLQTAADEGTSLVMHGIANS, encoded by the coding sequence ATGGCTGAAGATATTTTTGAAAACATGCTGGCTAAGATGGATATTACCCAGCGTCAGCAGGCGGTTTTGCGAGCCAGCATGGAGCTGTTTGCCACACAGGGCTTTAACCAAACCAGTACGCGGCAAATCGCGCAAAAGGCGGGAGTTGCTGAAGGGACGGTCTATAAGCAGTTTAAGACCAAACAGGAGATCTTGACGGCAATCCTAACGCCAGTCCGTGAATTGGTAATTCCCCAGGTTACGACTGAGTTTGCGCAAGAGATCTTGGTACGGCAATATCCAAGATTAGGCGATCTGGTTCATGAGATGATTTTGAATCGGCTGCAGCTGGTCGACAACAATCGCTGTTTTGCCCGGCTGATGTACGGATCGTTTTTAGAACAGCCACGTCTGCGTCAAGAGGTGGTCGCTGCCTTTACCAAACAGGTTGCCGCACCGTTTTTAAAGATTTTTGAATTTTATCAAAAGCAGGGGCAGATCAGAGCAGACCTGGCGACTCAAAGCATCGTCCAGTTGATGATCTCGACGCTTTTAGGCTATACGGCCAGGATGGTTCTGTTTGACCAGCATTTTGATCTGCAAACGGCAGCTGATGAAGGAACGAGTCTGGTCATGCACGGCATCGCCAACTCCTAG
- a CDS encoding dihydroorotase produces the protein MTTKLIKGGTVFVNGQLVKTDVRIADGKIQAIGNDLPAADETIDATNKLVAPGLVDVHVHFREPGQTYKETIEAGSKAAAHGGFTTVGAMPNVDPVPDTPERMRAQTSLNQKEGVVHIFQYGAITHGRTSEELVDFHGLKQAGAYAFSNDGSGVQTAGTMYQAMEGIAKEKMILAAHVEDDSLLFGGIMNAGKRADELGLPGAPSVSESAQVARDLVLANATGVHYHICHVSTKESIAMVRFAKSQGVNVTCEASPHHLLLADQDIPANNSYYKMNPPLRHEDDRQALIEGLLDGTVDMIATDHAPHSKAEKPKDDMRGAANGITGSETAFPMMYTKFVKGGICTLEQLLNWMSTNPADIFGLHEAGHLEPGKPADIVIFDLTTQRTLNEADYLSKGVNNPFTGEQVYGTADLTLVDGKVVYQR, from the coding sequence ATGACGACAAAACTGATCAAGGGTGGTACGGTCTTTGTAAACGGCCAATTGGTTAAAACGGATGTCCGGATCGCTGATGGCAAGATTCAGGCAATTGGCAACGATCTGCCGGCTGCCGATGAAACGATTGATGCCACCAACAAATTAGTAGCACCAGGACTGGTTGACGTTCACGTGCATTTCAGAGAACCTGGTCAAACCTATAAGGAAACGATCGAAGCCGGCAGCAAGGCAGCGGCTCATGGTGGCTTTACCACGGTTGGCGCCATGCCAAACGTTGATCCGGTACCTGACACGCCAGAACGTATGCGGGCACAGACTTCTTTGAATCAAAAAGAAGGGGTCGTCCACATCTTTCAATATGGTGCAATCACGCATGGACGGACCAGTGAGGAACTGGTTGACTTCCACGGCCTCAAGCAGGCAGGCGCTTATGCCTTCAGCAACGATGGCAGCGGGGTCCAGACGGCGGGCACCATGTATCAGGCCATGGAAGGCATTGCCAAAGAAAAGATGATCTTGGCGGCGCATGTTGAGGATGATTCGCTGCTGTTTGGCGGGATCATGAATGCTGGAAAACGAGCTGACGAACTGGGACTGCCGGGTGCACCCAGCGTTTCAGAATCGGCTCAGGTGGCTCGGGATCTGGTCTTAGCCAACGCAACGGGGGTTCATTACCATATCTGTCACGTTTCAACTAAAGAAAGCATTGCTATGGTACGGTTTGCCAAGTCACAAGGCGTCAATGTAACCTGTGAGGCATCACCACATCATCTGCTGCTGGCTGATCAAGACATTCCGGCCAATAACTCATATTACAAGATGAATCCGCCGCTGCGTCATGAAGATGATCGGCAGGCACTGATTGAGGGACTGCTTGATGGCACGGTTGACATGATCGCAACTGACCATGCCCCGCATTCAAAAGCTGAAAAGCCAAAAGATGACATGCGGGGGGCAGCTAACGGCATTACCGGCAGTGAGACGGCTTTTCCAATGATGTACACCAAATTCGTCAAGGGCGGCATCTGCACTTTAGAACAGCTGCTGAACTGGATGAGCACCAATCCAGCTGACATTTTTGGCCTGCATGAAGCCGGGCATCTGGAACCTGGCAAGCCAGCCGATATCGTGATCTTTGACTTAACCACGCAGCGAACGCTTAATGAGGCTGATTATCTTTCCAAAGGCGTCAACAATCCGTTTACCGGTGAGCAGGTCTATGGCACGGCTGACCTGACGCTGGTTGATGGAAAGGTTGTCTATCAGCGCTAA
- a CDS encoding gamma-glutamyl-gamma-aminobutyrate hydrolase family protein has protein sequence MKPKIAIPAATLTEATNVINERNAPFAPRPIIEAVVKSGGVPIIFPSVQPDLAPEYLETFDGVVFAGGADVDPTFYGQEPHMNLGMTYRKRDLFEIALLKGAVQSGKAILGICRGMQLINIGLGGTVYQDLSENPDAHLKHVQGAPGNLPSHHIDVDLDSRLYKLIGKHPYINSRHHQAIDRVAPSLKVAARAQDLVVEALESSDSDQILAVQWHPENMYKHYRESQALFGDFIRRSAKVAAKRHHTDNQNN, from the coding sequence ATGAAACCAAAAATCGCGATTCCAGCCGCAACCTTGACTGAAGCCACCAACGTCATCAACGAGCGCAATGCTCCATTTGCGCCGCGGCCGATTATTGAAGCCGTTGTTAAATCAGGGGGCGTGCCGATTATTTTTCCAAGCGTGCAGCCCGACTTAGCGCCTGAATATCTGGAGACTTTTGATGGGGTTGTCTTTGCTGGCGGGGCCGATGTTGATCCAACATTTTACGGTCAAGAGCCGCACATGAATCTGGGAATGACCTACCGTAAACGGGACCTGTTTGAGATTGCACTGCTCAAGGGGGCGGTTCAGTCTGGCAAGGCCATTTTAGGAATCTGCCGCGGTATGCAGCTGATCAACATTGGGCTGGGCGGAACCGTATATCAAGACCTTTCTGAGAATCCAGACGCTCATTTAAAACATGTTCAAGGCGCCCCGGGCAATCTGCCTTCGCATCATATCGACGTTGACCTGGACAGCCGTCTCTACAAGCTGATCGGCAAGCATCCTTATATCAACTCGCGGCACCATCAGGCCATTGATCGGGTAGCGCCTTCGCTTAAGGTTGCTGCCCGCGCGCAGGACCTGGTCGTTGAAGCCTTAGAATCAAGTGACAGTGATCAGATTCTGGCCGTGCAGTGGCATCCTGAAAACATGTACAAGCATTACCGCGAATCGCAGGCCTTGTTTGGCGACTTTATCCGCCGCTCAGCCAAGGTTGCAGCCAAGCGTCATCATACCGATAATCAAAACAACTAG
- a CDS encoding PFL family protein encodes MTLCTSYRRPVLETEKIMETVRMVSEEKLDLRTITMGISLLDCIDSDSDRACQKIYDKITKKAKDLVRVGEEIETEFGIPVANKRITVTPISLIAAASGDHDYVKYALALDRAAKTVGVDFIGGYSALVQKGYQNGDKTLIKSLPEALTQTDLVCASVNVGSTRTGINMDAVKEMGEVVKKASELDYMNNAKMVIFCNAVEDNPFMAGGFHGVGESDVVINCGVSGPGVVKAALEKVKGESMDVVAETIKKTAFKVTRMGQLVGTTAAKRLGAKFGIVDLSLAPTAAIGDSIAEILEEIGLSSVGAHGTTAALAMLNDAVKKGGIMACSHVGGLSGAFIPVSEDAGMIKAVNAGYLNVSKLEAMTAVCSVGLDMIAVPGDIEASTISGMIADEAAIGMINAKTTAVRVIPVPGKKVGDTVEFGGLLGYAPIMDVSHASSAAMISRGGTIPAPVHSFKN; translated from the coding sequence ATGACGCTATGCACCAGCTATAGGAGGCCTGTTTTGGAAACTGAAAAGATTATGGAAACGGTTCGCATGGTCTCTGAGGAAAAGCTGGATCTGCGAACGATTACGATGGGGATCTCGCTGCTTGATTGTATCGACAGCGACAGTGATCGGGCCTGTCAAAAGATTTACGACAAGATCACGAAAAAGGCCAAGGATCTGGTGCGGGTTGGCGAGGAAATCGAGACTGAATTCGGAATTCCAGTTGCCAACAAGCGCATCACGGTGACGCCGATTTCATTGATTGCCGCGGCCTCTGGTGATCACGACTATGTCAAGTATGCCTTGGCTTTGGATCGGGCTGCCAAAACGGTGGGCGTTGACTTTATCGGCGGCTATTCAGCACTGGTTCAAAAAGGCTACCAAAATGGCGACAAGACGCTTATCAAGTCGCTGCCCGAAGCCCTGACGCAGACTGACCTGGTCTGTGCATCCGTTAATGTTGGCTCCACAAGAACGGGAATCAACATGGATGCCGTCAAGGAAATGGGGGAAGTCGTTAAAAAAGCTTCCGAACTGGACTACATGAACAATGCCAAGATGGTGATCTTCTGCAACGCGGTCGAAGACAATCCATTTATGGCGGGGGGCTTTCATGGCGTTGGCGAATCGGATGTCGTCATCAACTGTGGGGTCTCGGGTCCTGGGGTTGTCAAGGCAGCCCTTGAAAAAGTTAAGGGCGAATCAATGGACGTCGTAGCTGAAACCATTAAAAAGACAGCCTTTAAGGTTACACGGATGGGGCAATTGGTTGGCACCACGGCGGCCAAGCGTTTGGGCGCCAAGTTTGGGATCGTTGACCTTTCATTGGCCCCCACGGCAGCGATTGGCGACTCAATTGCCGAGATCTTGGAAGAAATCGGTCTTTCAAGCGTTGGCGCGCATGGAACGACCGCTGCTTTGGCGATGCTTAACGATGCTGTTAAAAAAGGCGGTATTATGGCCTGCAGTCATGTCGGCGGACTTTCCGGCGCCTTCATTCCGGTTTCTGAAGATGCTGGGATGATCAAAGCCGTGAATGCTGGCTACCTGAACGTTTCCAAGCTGGAGGCCATGACGGCGGTCTGCTCGGTTGGGCTTGATATGATCGCAGTACCGGGTGATATCGAAGCTTCGACCATCAGCGGGATGATTGCCGATGAGGCCGCAATTGGGATGATTAATGCCAAAACGACGGCAGTCCGGGTCATTCCGGTTCCCGGTAAAAAGGTTGGCGATACGGTTGAATTTGGTGGTCTGCTGGGCTATGCGCCAATCATGGATGTCAGTCACGCCTCTTCAGCAGCCATGATCAGTCGCGGCGGCACGATTCCGGCACCGGTTCATAGCTTTAAAAATTAA
- a CDS encoding ABC transporter permease, with protein MRILAVFKRVVLEMLRDRRTLVLMMFGPLLMLSLIWAIFQTNATQTTVLATQNVDATLVKAVDGTKHLKVVKVKKNEDQTARQLIRKNDYAGVLKEERGRLTLTLANSNPSQSKLIRQGLSLAKIKLALQNQTRVIKQQQAMLQTLLAQLPAADKMSAGSQSTAEKKVAVKYLYGSADSTYFDAIFPIMISFVVFFFVFLISGIALLRERTRGTLDRVLATPIRRGELIGGYILGYGMFAIVQTLIIVGFSIWIFKMQVLGSLSGVFLTNSLVALVALTLGLLISSFAQSEFQMMQFVPIVVIPQILFSGLIPFDTMPHWLRLIGYCAPLYYGSTAMTSLIEKGAGLLQVGSELGILVGFAFLFIILNVLSLRKYRPV; from the coding sequence ATGCGCATCTTAGCAGTCTTTAAGCGAGTTGTTTTGGAAATGCTGCGTGATCGGCGCACGCTGGTTTTAATGATGTTTGGACCGTTGCTGATGCTGTCTTTGATCTGGGCCATCTTTCAGACCAATGCCACGCAAACGACCGTCCTGGCGACACAGAATGTTGATGCCACATTGGTTAAGGCAGTTGATGGCACCAAACATCTCAAAGTCGTCAAGGTTAAAAAAAATGAAGATCAAACGGCCCGCCAGTTGATCAGAAAAAATGACTATGCTGGTGTTTTAAAAGAAGAGCGTGGTCGCTTGACATTAACGCTGGCAAACAGCAACCCATCGCAAAGCAAGCTGATTCGTCAAGGTCTAAGTCTGGCAAAGATCAAACTGGCACTGCAGAACCAGACGCGAGTAATCAAACAGCAGCAGGCAATGCTTCAAACGCTGCTTGCTCAATTGCCAGCTGCTGATAAGATGTCTGCTGGCAGTCAGTCAACGGCTGAGAAAAAAGTTGCGGTCAAGTATCTATATGGCAGTGCTGACTCGACTTATTTTGATGCGATTTTTCCAATTATGATCAGTTTTGTCGTGTTCTTCTTTGTCTTTTTGATTTCAGGAATTGCCCTGCTTAGAGAACGGACGCGCGGCACGCTGGATCGGGTCTTGGCAACTCCGATTCGTCGCGGTGAATTGATCGGCGGCTATATCCTTGGCTATGGCATGTTTGCAATCGTGCAGACCTTGATTATCGTTGGCTTTAGCATCTGGATTTTTAAAATGCAGGTTTTGGGCAGCCTCAGTGGCGTCTTTTTAACCAATAGTCTAGTTGCTTTGGTTGCGCTCACCTTAGGCCTTTTGATCTCGTCATTTGCCCAATCAGAGTTCCAGATGATGCAGTTTGTACCAATCGTCGTTATTCCACAGATTCTTTTTTCCGGATTGATTCCGTTTGATACCATGCCGCACTGGCTAAGGCTGATTGGCTATTGTGCGCCGCTTTATTATGGCTCAACGGCAATGACCAGCCTCATTGAAAAAGGTGCCGGTCTTTTACAGGTTGGCAGCGAGCTGGGCATCCTGGTTGGTTTTGCGTTTTTGTTTATCATTCTTAATGTGTTATCTTTAAGAAAATATCGTCCAGTTTAA
- a CDS encoding glutamate--cysteine ligase, whose product MFSQIGELIFNNEAVAKTSDFTMGLEVEMQRVDETGNVSQEPYPAAIGDEKTNPWLTNDYLETMPEMVTPAASHSLDAMHYLYKINNALRAALAPGELLWPLSMPPKLPADKSQLRLAKMGPKKEAYLKEWTKRHSYSEGTPCGVHINLSIDQHIIDLVKSGFPDKFKDEKAVRNYLYAVLAQGFVRYRWFITYLFGASPIAEANYFEKGQGIDHPVRSIRQSSYGFGTKFQGDYTDVQSYVDRIEDGVKQGILTSDYEFHGSVRLKGNANLKELPKTGVEYIELRMLDLDPSSSVGVRTDTLRFIRLLASYFIMHPALPLAEVNRVLDNADEMNDVVAKELPTEPCHYQNKALAMIKSLERYANQIQLGPEFSEILEDLEDRVINPKTTPSAKLMNYVENDSLESYALRRARRYQEAAMESLHPFQGFAGDHIPNADELKRELDK is encoded by the coding sequence ATGTTCAGTCAAATTGGTGAACTCATTTTTAATAATGAGGCCGTTGCTAAGACTTCTGATTTTACGATGGGATTGGAAGTCGAGATGCAGCGCGTGGATGAAACCGGCAATGTCAGTCAAGAACCGTACCCGGCCGCGATTGGCGATGAAAAGACCAATCCTTGGCTGACCAATGACTATTTGGAGACGATGCCTGAAATGGTAACGCCGGCCGCCAGCCACTCATTGGATGCAATGCATTATCTTTATAAAATCAATAATGCTCTGCGTGCGGCCCTGGCTCCTGGTGAACTGCTCTGGCCACTGTCAATGCCGCCTAAGCTGCCGGCTGATAAATCACAGCTGCGTCTGGCAAAGATGGGACCCAAAAAAGAGGCCTATTTGAAAGAATGGACCAAGCGTCACAGCTATTCAGAGGGGACGCCATGCGGAGTGCACATTAATCTAAGCATTGATCAGCATATTATCGATCTGGTCAAATCGGGCTTTCCCGATAAGTTTAAGGACGAAAAAGCTGTACGCAATTATCTGTACGCGGTTTTGGCGCAAGGATTCGTTCGCTATCGCTGGTTTATTACCTATCTGTTTGGTGCCAGTCCAATCGCTGAGGCTAACTATTTTGAAAAAGGACAGGGGATTGACCATCCAGTTCGCAGCATTCGCCAAAGCTCATATGGTTTTGGGACCAAATTTCAAGGTGACTATACAGATGTCCAAAGCTACGTTGATCGAATTGAAGACGGGGTTAAGCAGGGGATTTTGACCTCAGATTATGAATTTCATGGCAGCGTGCGGCTTAAGGGCAATGCCAACCTAAAAGAGCTGCCCAAGACTGGGGTTGAATATATTGAGCTGCGCATGCTGGATCTGGATCCCAGCAGTTCAGTTGGCGTCAGAACGGATACGCTGCGTTTTATTCGTCTGCTGGCCAGTTATTTTATCATGCACCCAGCCCTGCCGCTTGCTGAGGTTAATCGCGTCTTGGATAATGCCGACGAGATGAATGATGTAGTGGCCAAAGAACTGCCAACTGAACCTTGCCATTATCAAAACAAGGCTTTGGCAATGATCAAGAGTCTGGAGCGCTATGCCAACCAGATTCAACTGGGACCAGAATTTTCCGAGATTTTGGAGGATTTGGAAGACCGGGTTATCAATCCTAAAACCACACCGAGCGCTAAGCTGATGAACTACGTCGAAAATGATTCTTTAGAAAGCTATGCACTGCGGCGGGCGCGTCGCTATCAAGAAGCGGCCATGGAATCGCTGCATCCGTTCCAGGGATTTGCCGGTGATCATATTCCAAATGCCGACGAGCTGAAGCGAGAACTTGATAAATAG
- a CDS encoding PucR family transcriptional regulator ligand-binding domain-containing protein, whose translation MSVRVRDLLKLPTLSRSHIAAGEAGLDRIVSTVSVIDFTATSVAQREFYQPENSANEQLLLTSIEQDNYDLVTDCAKIEQLAKTGCVGVVIYYVGERVPSLPAEIKEAADRVNFLMIFAQETQKNMTYSAVISEIMFAIFQDRMRHPSFAPTIIGRVSAMPEYRRSVGEVLKLLAEQVQASLAVVDDQGEIVYRENWPKEATVNWESLLNVVEKIDMNGELPVTTSDGMKITHWRLPNSEYTVLFVGQQTVTNLTCERVAETLQTALNLWGYQNQDDQNLIRAIIQGQVVRAAKLGRQYRFDPKNTQAALIVSCPNDVNKAKLKKWVDRLTAQYTDQLISDWYNDQLIVLSQKTLSYQNWQNWEAEFKKDDQQLAAQCVVVEAAVVDGFGGIQRLYQLVSQYLPAARTILPHRLFFKQADLEFARGCQRELQEEGTEVIRWQKRLDSMQHNLVETLMAFLLDTPQNIEQAGDLLYVHRNTIKYRLNKISNRFGFVPGVMPESFELYQALGVHRLLRGNDEPNELSE comes from the coding sequence ATGAGTGTCCGGGTTCGCGACCTATTGAAACTGCCAACCCTGTCGCGGTCACACATCGCAGCTGGCGAAGCGGGGCTGGATCGAATAGTTTCAACAGTATCGGTAATCGACTTTACAGCGACGTCGGTGGCCCAACGAGAATTCTATCAGCCGGAGAATTCGGCTAATGAGCAGCTGCTGCTGACCTCAATTGAACAAGACAACTATGATCTGGTAACGGATTGTGCTAAAATCGAACAGCTGGCCAAAACTGGCTGTGTCGGCGTGGTGATTTATTATGTCGGCGAGCGGGTACCAAGTCTCCCTGCTGAAATCAAGGAAGCGGCCGATCGCGTCAACTTCTTGATGATTTTTGCCCAGGAAACGCAAAAGAATATGACTTATAGTGCCGTTATCTCTGAAATCATGTTTGCAATTTTCCAAGATCGAATGCGTCATCCCAGCTTTGCACCAACGATTATCGGTCGCGTTTCGGCAATGCCGGAATATCGGCGCAGCGTTGGCGAGGTCTTGAAGCTTTTGGCCGAACAGGTGCAGGCTTCATTGGCAGTTGTTGATGACCAAGGCGAGATCGTGTATCGTGAAAACTGGCCCAAAGAAGCCACTGTCAACTGGGAAAGTCTGTTGAACGTGGTTGAAAAAATCGATATGAATGGCGAGCTGCCGGTAACTACATCAGATGGCATGAAGATTACGCATTGGCGCTTGCCAAACAGTGAGTATACGGTCTTATTCGTTGGCCAACAGACGGTAACCAATCTGACGTGCGAGCGAGTGGCTGAAACGCTGCAGACGGCCTTGAATCTTTGGGGCTATCAAAATCAAGATGATCAGAATCTGATTCGCGCCATCATTCAAGGGCAGGTTGTTCGGGCTGCCAAACTGGGTCGTCAATACCGCTTTGATCCTAAAAATACGCAGGCTGCTTTAATCGTCAGCTGTCCAAATGACGTTAACAAGGCTAAGCTGAAAAAATGGGTTGATCGGCTGACTGCGCAATATACCGACCAGCTGATCAGTGACTGGTATAATGATCAATTGATCGTATTATCGCAAAAGACGCTTTCCTATCAAAACTGGCAGAACTGGGAAGCTGAGTTTAAAAAAGACGATCAGCAATTAGCTGCCCAGTGTGTCGTAGTCGAAGCAGCCGTGGTCGATGGTTTTGGCGGCATTCAGAGATTGTATCAGCTGGTCAGTCAATACTTGCCAGCAGCCCGTACGATCTTGCCGCATCGCTTGTTTTTCAAGCAGGCTGATCTGGAGTTTGCGCGGGGCTGTCAAAGAGAGCTGCAGGAAGAAGGCACTGAGGTCATTCGTTGGCAAAAGCGGCTGGACTCCATGCAGCATAATCTGGTAGAAACACTGATGGCCTTTTTGCTTGATACGCCGCAGAATATAGAGCAGGCTGGTGATCTGCTTTACGTTCACCGAAATACGATCAAATACCGGCTGAATAAGATCAGCAATCGATTTGGCTTTGTTCCCGGCGTCATGCCTGAATCATTTGAGCTCTATCAGGCTTTGGGCGTTCATCGGCTTTTGCGCGGTAATGATGAACCGAACGAATTGAGCGAATGA